From Algoriphagus sp. NG3, the proteins below share one genomic window:
- a CDS encoding GMC family oxidoreductase, whose amino-acid sequence MLQDSKEKRTYDAIVIGSGASGGWAAKELTEKGLKTLVLERGRMVKHIEDYPTASKAPWEFEFRGAVPLEKRSGMGGSRWIREETVHWALAEDEQPIIQEKPFRWFRGYHVGGKSLLWARATQRWSDFDYEGPVRDGFAVDWPIRYKDIEPWYSYVEKFAGIAGNKDGLAELPDSDVMPGFELSCIENYYKEQLAANFDNRYLIQGRCAHLTDPQEIHRQQGRNKCQHQAMCNRGCVYGGYFSSNASTLPWAEKTGNLTVRPDAVVESIIYDEVKGKASGVRIIDRNTGEAIEFYAKIIFVNASTIASNAILLNSKSSTFSHGIGNENGLMGKYMACHNYRGKGSASFEGFLDKFNDGRNPGHAYVPRFRNVFKQDTDFLRGYSIGMSGGRALGSDTSMIGDQLRDNLLNQKYGVWHMASWMQGETVPVEDNHVRLSTDQVDKYGIPQIILSVEWKENDDKMVADFVEQQTLMYEKAGFTNIKVQDSHADPGSDIHEMGGVRMGHDPKTSLLNKYNQLHHCKNVFVTDGACMTSTSTQNPTLTFMALTARAANYAVEELNKQNL is encoded by the coding sequence AAGATTATCCTACGGCATCCAAAGCTCCATGGGAGTTCGAGTTCCGTGGTGCTGTGCCTTTGGAGAAAAGATCCGGAATGGGAGGAAGCCGATGGATAAGGGAGGAAACAGTTCATTGGGCACTGGCTGAAGATGAGCAACCTATCATCCAGGAAAAGCCCTTTCGATGGTTCCGTGGCTATCATGTAGGAGGGAAGTCCTTGCTTTGGGCTAGGGCTACCCAGCGCTGGAGCGATTTTGATTACGAAGGCCCTGTTCGGGATGGGTTTGCTGTGGACTGGCCAATCCGATACAAAGACATAGAGCCTTGGTATTCCTATGTGGAAAAATTCGCCGGTATTGCCGGAAATAAGGATGGTTTGGCAGAGTTGCCGGATTCTGATGTAATGCCTGGCTTTGAATTGAGCTGTATTGAGAACTATTACAAGGAGCAGTTGGCTGCTAATTTTGACAACAGGTATTTGATCCAGGGGAGATGTGCGCACCTTACAGATCCTCAGGAAATCCACAGACAGCAGGGTAGGAATAAATGTCAACATCAAGCCATGTGCAACCGGGGCTGTGTCTATGGGGGCTACTTCTCCTCCAATGCTTCTACTTTGCCTTGGGCTGAAAAGACCGGTAATTTAACTGTTCGCCCAGACGCCGTAGTGGAATCGATCATTTATGACGAAGTCAAAGGCAAAGCTTCAGGGGTTCGGATTATCGATAGAAATACCGGGGAAGCTATAGAGTTTTATGCGAAAATCATCTTCGTAAATGCGTCTACTATTGCTTCCAATGCTATTCTCCTGAATTCTAAATCATCCACTTTTTCCCATGGAATAGGAAATGAAAATGGACTGATGGGGAAATATATGGCTTGCCATAATTACCGGGGCAAAGGAAGTGCTAGCTTCGAGGGCTTTTTAGACAAGTTTAACGATGGAAGAAACCCGGGTCACGCTTATGTGCCTAGATTCAGGAATGTTTTCAAGCAAGACACAGACTTTCTTCGTGGCTATTCTATAGGTATGTCAGGAGGCCGTGCATTAGGATCTGATACCAGTATGATAGGAGACCAGCTGCGGGACAATCTTCTGAATCAAAAATACGGAGTCTGGCATATGGCTTCCTGGATGCAGGGAGAGACTGTGCCTGTGGAGGATAATCACGTGCGGCTCAGCACTGATCAGGTGGATAAGTATGGTATCCCTCAAATTATCCTTTCTGTAGAATGGAAAGAAAATGACGATAAAATGGTAGCAGATTTTGTAGAACAGCAGACACTGATGTATGAGAAAGCAGGTTTTACCAATATCAAAGTTCAGGACAGCCATGCTGATCCAGGCTCAGATATCCATGAAATGGGCGGGGTACGAATGGGGCATGACCCCAAGACTTCTCTGCTGAACAAATACAACCAGCTCCATCACTGCAAGAACGTTTTTGTCACGGATGGGGCATGTATGACGAGCACCAGTACACAAAACCCTACACTGACCTTTATGGCTTTGACTGCACGGGCAGCGAATTATGCCGTGGAAGAACTGAACAAGCAGAATCTATAG